DNA from Aphis gossypii isolate Hap1 chromosome 3, ASM2018417v2, whole genome shotgun sequence:
GAATGGAAATTTCGATAAAGTTATTGATGGTAAAATTTACAGAACAgccgtgaaaaaaaattctcctCACCATAAGCTTTGGGAAgagtctttaaaaatattgaactcaATGTATTTCATCAACCCATTGACAAAAAAGCGTACACACCCGCAGCCTCCAACACTTAAAAATTGGTCAAAGACCATTAAaggtactttaaataataataattataataataattataatactaacttttattttactttgtttCAACAGGTTTTcaagaaatttcaaaaataatgcaaGAAAATGGTATAAGATCAATACTGTTGAGACTCTTCAACCAAGATTctttggaaaatttttttggtgcAATGCGTGCCCATGGTTACCGAAATAATAATCCTACTTGTGATTCCTTTGCATCATCATACAGAACATTATTACTAAACAACTTGATGTCTGCTCATTCACCTGGTAGTAACTGTGAGGAAGATTTTGGAGAAGGTACATTAACAACATACCAGGCGTTGATTGATATGTATGCCGAATCCCAAGAAACTGATGAGGAAGATGTAGAAGTTAGAGTAGCTGATGGTTTGCCAAAGATGATTAGTTGTGAGTctaaagttttaaacaatttaggttCACAAACTAAGAACTACATTGCTGGGTAtgtgattaaaaaactaaacactGTTCTTTTCCATGATTGCTCTACATGTTTATCACAAGTATGCTCTTCAACTATTACAAAGGACCATGAATTAACTGTTGCTAGAGATTATAAaccttataacaaatatttattaaaatatcctaATTCAGTCTTCAGCTcattagttcaaaattcaattgACATTATTGGTCACAATTTACCGGCAATATGCcaccataaaaatgtaaaagctGAATTgactaacattattaataccactttaaatataaatattatcatatgtaAGGACCACGGTACATTGtttcctaaaaaatatttaaattttattataaaaatgattgtacATAATTGGTGCactcaaataaatcaaataatgaaaGGCAAAAAAAAGTTGGCACCAACTGAAAccgatcaaattaaattaaaagcatTTAATCGGTATGTAACTTTTTCAAAGAGgattaggtatacctaattctatttaattatttaatttataaccagtattcaacattttattttaatattttttaatatttatattattaatgttattattattattactattattactattattactattgtactattattactattattactattgtattattattactattattactgtgtgtctgttttaatatttgttattgtgtATGTCTTATAATCATGAACtatactaaatgtattatttgaattttattgttcaataaactatttaatagtaaCTTTTGTgttcttttattaattgatatctaatttttatttttataatttgatatgttatgcttaaaaaatgttggttttAGTACAAAAACTGTTGTATTTGagtactaatataaaatgttataaatcataaaatggtaaaaaaaaatgtcaatgatttaataatcagGACGGGCCGCCAGCCCCCGGCGCCGCCTCGGCACGACGCGCTACGCGCCCCTGCGCCGCTGCTGCATAGTTCTTACATCAAACACCGGGAGCGCTGTTTGCAATGTTCTAGACGTTAACATTGGAGTTGCCTATCTATTAGTATTCTTGTCTATGCTACGGAGTAGATTATTGACATTAaggtaaattgttattttgtatctaatataaatCGGGAAAAACCGAACATCCAAacacaaaaatgatatttaattttaaatatacaattgaaaataatcacAGAATATAACTCGTAAGAATTTAAGAAGCCTAGCTAATTATAGGAATTtcgtttaaaactataaacctGTAATGATGTCAGAACTCGGAGGCATAGGTAGATTGAATCTATTAACAATTGACGTAGGTCGTAGATTCTTATGTTCATCGTTCAGTATCGCTGAGAAATGAGAACATATTATGAAactcaacaaaatttaaaaaaaaacttgatgaTAAaggataaaattgtaaaactgtTGACCACAGTTGAGAATTAATCGCGAAACTGTTAAATTcactgttattaatttatattaaaatctatgatAAAATccagtcataatatattattgacatattatatgtttaagcCAGGGATGTTCGATCTTTTAAAGTAACTAGCTGTAGATCATTGTCTAATTTATCAtagtctaaattaaatttttattttaataacttataactcaGTTTAACATACTTTTAATTCTAAAGTCCATGTTTATAACTTATGATGACTATTTCTGGAAAATTGTGGTTCAAAATCGGTGTAAAATTATCCCACAATCTGTACTTCAATAATGaaccatattaaaataataaaatgtataaataatataaacgataatattatggtgcaaacggttaagtattaaataccgactttaaaaaaaaaaaaattaattttaatttatcgtgGTAATCCACAAGTTGTATTATCATTGTCCATtgataatagaatttaaaaacctTGAACCAcggtttaaaatcataaacctGTTGAACcatgataaaatcaatattaaaaattaaaatttttgaacactgaaatattaaattataatttaattattacttattaccctgtaaattgtatacaataagtaattatagtcTAACTgtaaattagttatatatatatttataagggaAGCAAAATTGCTGCGATGACACATTACAATCTCGGGTGTGGGCGTGTGGCAATTCATACTATACTATTCAGTTAATAGAGATGTATTTAGGAATTTTGCGCCCCAGATTATCTGAGTgccattacttttttttgttacataaaTGACCTAGGTACCGCATTATATCAAAATGCTCTCCAAAATTTATCGCCCGGAGCCCAAGCCCTCTCTAAATACGTCACtgacagttattataatatactaggaCTTGGGAATGTTTTTCGGCAATCGAGTTACGccgtttgttatattattagtttttcactataaaatttgtttaccaATTTTGCTTACAAGCGTTTGGATTACTTAATAATCTATTCCTACCAACAATACCAAAAATCAttctaaaattcaaaaatcaactaagctataatattatacttttacagATCACGGTTCGAGATATCTTAAACCGTGTTACAGACGATATTATCTTGGTCCGTGTATGAAACATTTTGTTCCTGTGATAAACTAGATAAACTGATAACCAGACGtgatgataaattgataaatatgattaacCTTAAAAACGTTCATgtgacaacataatataaacacaacgACTacatgtgttataatatttcactgtTCACATTATACTCTTTTTTCAATATGTGcgcttacattttattttatacacaataaaatagatcaaaaacgtttatattttaatatttatttgtttgtattgacTCCAAACAATGGAGGACGTTTATGccgtgttaaataaaaaagcggCGTTAGATGTAGCAGCTCAACAAAGTGTTACTGTTACTAAAGTATTAGACCCAGAAATTGATTTGGGTACACTTCTGTGTTTCGATTCAAATGATTTTGATACTCAACAACTCAGGTACATTTGTCtacaatcaaatattaacttcaaatgttattttgagaatattttataatatgtgtattgtttACTGTTCTTAGATCAAATCAAGAGGCATATTTAACAAATGAAACTAGGAATAACGTGCAATTACTgatcaacaaattatttgaattgccTATGAAAAATGAAGATGGTTATATGTATGTAGATTTACCAGAACCTAGATATAATTTACCCCGTGAAAAACCATTACCAACACCTAAACCACTCACTAAATGGCAGAAGTTTGCTATTGAAAAGGGAATCAAGAAAACACCTAAACCAAAAGCAACATGGGATGAAATTCTacaggtatttttttataattaatacaaaatgtagttATTCTAAGTTTAGGgtttaacaatattagttCTATACTTATAACCCAACTTCTTTTACATTTgacatttcataatttttttattttttctttgtacctatttataaattgtttcatactcattaaaaaacattttacgaaTCTAAAAACATTTCATCATTGTTGAGATATGAAGTATACTTTATTAGGCAATGTAGTTTTCCCAAACTATAGAAGTATAGttagtatgatttttttttttattataaatattttagctaaTTTTACCTGAAATTTTATCACCTTCAACATGTTTCCATCTATGCTCCCTCTCCTTCACATTAAATGTAGTCCTGGGGattgttagttttatttttatgaactatGTATGTAACATGTAACTGTAACATATTcctaaattgttatatttatggttgtttaatttttgttttttagaaatGGATACCAACTTATGGTTACAAAAAAGCTGCAGCAGACAAAGAAAAAGATTGGATATTGGAAGTGCCTGGCAATGCTGCTGATCcaaatgttgatttatttgCTCAAAAACGAGAAGCAAAAAAAGAGCGTGTTgctaaaaatgaatatcaaaGGTTACGAAATATAGCTGCTTcacgtaaaataaaagtacctTCTGTTGGATTACCACCTTTAGAAGGAACATTACACTCAAATCAGGTAAATTgtctttattcatttttataattttattgctggtaattaattaattgaacatttttaatagttgaaaACAGCTGTTGATGTAGCTAAAATCTCAACTGCATCAGTTGGTAAATTCCAGCCAAAAATAAGCAAGGAAATAatatcaactaaaaaaaatatacctggGTTAAAGAAAGATAAAATCCCAGCTAAGGTATGTTGGTAATTATGTGATTACAATGatttaaaactacatttttaatttttttttagttttatttttattctaaatatctAAGACAGTACTTTTGTTTAgttaatgttgtattataatatattaaacaatgtttttacaGAGTATGCAAGAAGAAAAATCAAGTAGTCTTCAAATATTAGAATcaattaacaacaaaaaaccaaaattcaaCTTGGAAAAAGCTGCTAATAAAGCTATTCATGCAGAAGAAGTCgagtaaatatagttataaattattattttttttttttttaattattttgtatttgtttttgtttttttaggaGAGCTCGAGAGAAAAAAGAAGGGGGTGATAAAAAGAAAGGAGGACGTTCACGCAGCAAAGGATCATTTAAAAGACCTACTGCCAATACTGGCAAGCGTTTGGGAAAACAAAAAGGTGGACGTAAACGTCGATAAtatcacaattttatattttattttaatgatgtatatgttaactttattaataaaatacaagtctTTTGACCtttgtatgaattatattcttacttgtttcaatttaacaatttttaatatattatctacaacCTAAACTATAGTTATACCTTATATTACCCATTAAAAAGATTTGGTACTCGGTGAGTATTACTCGCAATTTGTAAGGAGTTTTGTACAGACAATATTGaagggtataataattaataattatgtaaacaaattaagtggatcaattttcatttcattatataaattggtaCAATGATGTGATTTTCAttgaaaactgtttttaacattttaatatgttaataacttTGGATacttaaacaacatttttcatttatttatcttaagtaACAATCAtagaatatttgtaaatgttaaaatttagaacTAATGCACTTTAGGCTTTAGCACctgcaaacatttttttttaaattttttttttataaaactgacatataaactatttattttaagaaccacttgcaatcaaaatttattagttgGGATAGTCTTTAAagattgaaaatcaaaataatcttAGACCAAGTAActaaattctgaaaaaaaatttcgtcTCCTCTTAAGTCCTAATATATCTTTTGCACGCCATAGAACGGGAGATCTATCATTTAATGTATGTTCATAAATCGTTCCGaaaccaaaaattttttaatttttttaaaatgggaTTCTGAGACCCGTTTAACATGGACGCGTATCATACGCGTGCATGTGAAACAGGACTAAGgtacttacataaaatactGGGTTTTCCTAGTTTAATCCTACTTTTCAAacgttcaataattataatttagtagtaaataaatgttttttactttttaaaatatttatgtactatttttgtatttttttttttaaatccttaTTAAGCCTGAGCTATATGCTTTCGATACTAGGCTCCTGaaggttttctttttttcggcggcatggtttaaaataatcatatctacaggctacaattatttatttatttaaattcggGTATTtaggttaaataaattaatatataaagaattaataataaatacctaataatgtttcttaaaaaaaaattactatacgaaaaatataaatatttaatacctgtTGGTTCAAATACCACCATAATGTGAAGCTTGAGTTCGTCGAaaactattttctttttaataacaaaaaaaaaatataaaatataagtagtcGGGTAGTCTACTCGACTTCGCCGTATGCAACAAAGTGTTAAGTGACTATAACAGTGAGTGACTAGTGAGTAGTGACTACtgtgtgtgtaatgtgtattatacagcGAGTTGAGTGTTATCGTCTGCTGTCcagcaataaatttatttataaatgggtAAATCATgaatacgtaaatattattaaaagataaaccAGTTGCGACTTTTACATGCACAAAGGAGGTAGACGGTAGTTtgattacaaacaatatttttaaattaaaaccagCAATTGTCTTCAATTAAGGGTATACtggatagtaaatatttaaaatagtgtaaattattgataggtaattttattcattcatcgaaagataaattaaattgaaataattttcagtttGGTGCTCCTCACGTACTAGCGCCctggataaatataatattcaaaaggCTAGAGCGTTTAACTACCTTCTCTGCATTACTTATCAATTCACACTCTGGTCACGTTGCAAAAGTTTATTTGTCTTTGTGAGTTGGAAATATGAGAGAACACAATGTAATAaatcaatagttattaatactgtttttatttttttttactctattaaaaataaataaataactttaattattacacaaacTATAACTTATACAGACACATGCAATTGTAaagttaaacatatttttatttaacatttgtaacataaaattatacattaaacatacataaagcagtatttaaattaatattttaaacatatatatatattcattaggtatataatatagtacaaatagatataattatgaCTAGATTTGTGTTATGACaagaatcaatatttttcttatttacaaactaaaatgttttcattttatttttataactataacttactatcctttttttttaatacgaacaatacaattatttgttattttattttgtgttcatACAGATTAACTAACTGCCTAGTAAATTTACACTGTTGagcaattttgttttatgtggTACAGAGGAACTATAGTTAAGGAAAATGTTTgtctgtttgaaaaataaacatcacAGCCAATTTGTACTCACCAAACTTCGAGCTGTATTTTTGGAACTTTAACTCAAGAGATTTAAACTCAAAACTAACCACCGATTAAATCTAAACTGGCAGTGAATGTAataaagcattaaaaaaaaaaaaaaaaaacgattaaattaaaataaatatttacatttaaatgtctgtgttttttttttatatttcatactctatgtatgcaaatattaaaattaatcttttattatagcgaaaaaactaaattaatattttaataataatttattgtaacaacAGTGTCCCCAACCAGCTATTTCGTACTTTGTATTTTCGGACAAACTGAAAACAGAATCGTGCGTACCAATAGTACGCAAAACTTgtctacaacataataatttgatggttattatagtattttactaGTCGTGTAttgaacaacaataatatcataacgaTGATTTTAAACTTGGGCGAAAAAATCACagacacaatatataatgtatatattatataataatatatcgcacgatataaataattaaatacaaacgaGGTGaggaaaacaaataataataataataataataataataatgatgataaaaaaaaaaaaacgaacaaAATTGGACAGTACGAATAGATTTTTACACGcggaagaataaaataataatatatgcacatCATATATAGATCGGCGACGGGACGACTTCTCGATCAGAACTTCGGATTACTTGACCGTTTCTATCgccacatacacacacacacacacgcacacacatataatatatatatataagtatagacCGTGTGGTCTCCTCAACAGGGATGGCTCAGGTTGTAAGCGACGGCAAACAGTGTACAAATGGCGTACACTCCGAGCGCGAACCACCATATGAGTTGTTCGTGGAGCTTTTGCTCGAAGTTTTTCAACACCAGCAAACCGATGGTGAGACCGGCCAGTGCGCCGGCTATGTGGGCGACGTAGCTCACGGGCGGTGCGTTCGACGACGGTTCGAAGGCGTAACGGCAGTACACGGCGAAGCCGACGTCCACGCTGGCtgtgaataaaaacaaaagaaaaaaaacggtAAGTTTAAGTCAgacgatatttttttcgtgGCCTAGGGGGATGGGAAAGAGCTAGGATCGGTCGATATGGTAAGACTTAAAGATTTCGCACAGTAACGACAttacgtataggtattatgtgaaaggtattttattatgtgttacaGTGAAATCTCCGGACACCTCCGATTATGGTGGACAAAATTTTACCGATCGAGAGTGCATCGGTACTTGTAGAGGTTTCACggcatcatataatattattttaacaatactatTGCAGGGCTTTAAACGACTtgtttttgaatgttttataataccaaCGATTAAGTGGCGTGTAACGTATAcctattctatttaaattgtatgtcgtcttgttgtatttatttcattctCAAGAAATcgaactatttttttctttaacatattatattcttttgaagtgaaattgttttgatgattaaaaaacattatgttctaataaaatttcagATGTAGTTCccaaaaaatgcataaatatgAAAGATTAACATTTGCACATAACCATGTCAACATAACCTAACCATCGACtatcgttataaataatatttctttttcccAATCagctaattaaaatttaatccatattgaatatataaataatcacatATAAGTTACTTACCAATGAATAGTATGCCAAGCAACCGAAATACACCAAATTCCATGTTGTTatagttctaaaaaaaaaaaaaaaacgatttaatgatttattatcgtataacaataaaaataactgaaataggTATACTGAGTTTCtatttacaagtatttacgaaaaacaattttcaaatttttaactatacgtagaaattaattttttctataatattgaaactgtttatttatataaaataaaaaatattcgttcTCACGAACAATAtccgatttatatttaatatgtattcaaataagttaattttcggtatatttttgtatatttccctatttaatataatgtttattgtataaatcttgaaatgaataaaataacttcTTACCAACATAACGTTAGCTAAATGAGCAGCCAACAGAGCATACACTCCACCTGATGCACCAACGAGATACACATTACTATCAAAGACCGACGTACCCAAGGAACCTAGAACACAACATCGatgattaaacaaaatgtaattatttgtttcaatcGTTTTTTGTAAAGTTCTTTgacattgtattaaaaaagtaaaatacataacatgAAGCTCTTTAAGTTGAATATATACCTGCTAACACACCAGCCATGTATACAACCCCTATTCGGAGTGAACCATGCACCATTTCTAATGGAAGACCCACAAGCAGTTGAACGGTCAAATTGAATATCAGATGGACCCAACTAAAAAATAGCAATCACAGttaaaaacttcaaatatataacataaattaaaataaaatataatatataggtaggtataaataatcaattcgcaatattcattattcgcatctaaaagaaaaattaacgtAGACCTTAACACTTACCCAACATGTAAGAACATGTACAACATAAATCTCCATAATTGTTGTCGTTTGTCAGGTCTATATATGAACACGCTGTCCATTGGCACAGGAGCGGCGACTGATGCCCATATGTCACCGGGAGCAGGTGTAGAACCCAAAGTTAGAGAGTAGTAATATAGATAGGTTCCCAACTAAAACAGTGAACAAAAATACCATGAAGATTGTAATATACTGAAATTAATTactacacatttaaaatattatgtcgaaAACAATACACGTTGTTTGTACTTGTATAACGTAATCAAGATTTTTAGCGTGGT
Protein-coding regions in this window:
- the LOC114121174 gene encoding rhomboid-related protein 2-like isoform X1, producing MRVGRRYFELMVSVINPSSDLYHHSPLAPLASFDSSVSGVESSSTQSEKNCPFKDFILNDKWRRIFDKYDPEGFGEIPWNDFLMLLNSSDFVKFISQEKRDILLERARQSNTSAITFQDFVNIMSGKRRRSFKCAIHHRDKEVNSENDFHIIFQEPTLQQKMVRLVAEEFLTDERDRKYYADNYRCCPPPLFILLITIFELGTYLYYYSLTLGSTPAPGDIWASVAAPVPMDSVFIYRPDKRQQLWRFMLYMFLHVGWVHLIFNLTVQLLVGLPLEMVHGSLRIGVVYMAGVLAGSLGTSVFDSNVYLVGASGGVYALLAAHLANVMLNYNNMEFGVFRLLGILFIASVDVGFAVYCRYAFEPSSNAPPVSYVAHIAGALAGLTIGLLVLKNFEQKLHEQLIWWFALGVYAICTLFAVAYNLSHPC
- the LOC114121174 gene encoding protein rhomboid-like isoform X2; the protein is MSGKRRRSFKCAIHHRDKEVNSENDFHIIFQEPTLQQKMVRLVAEEFLTDERDRKYYADNYRCCPPPLFILLITIFELGTYLYYYSLTLGSTPAPGDIWASVAAPVPMDSVFIYRPDKRQQLWRFMLYMFLHVGWVHLIFNLTVQLLVGLPLEMVHGSLRIGVVYMAGVLAGSLGTSVFDSNVYLVGASGGVYALLAAHLANVMLNYNNMEFGVFRLLGILFIASVDVGFAVYCRYAFEPSSNAPPVSYVAHIAGALAGLTIGLLVLKNFEQKLHEQLIWWFALGVYAICTLFAVAYNLSHPC
- the LOC114121177 gene encoding ribosome biogenesis regulatory protein homolog — encoded protein: MEDVYAVLNKKAALDVAAQQSVTVTKVLDPEIDLGTLLCFDSNDFDTQQLRSNQEAYLTNETRNNVQLLINKLFELPMKNEDGYMYVDLPEPRYNLPREKPLPTPKPLTKWQKFAIEKGIKKTPKPKATWDEILQKWIPTYGYKKAAADKEKDWILEVPGNAADPNVDLFAQKREAKKERVAKNEYQRLRNIAASRKIKVPSVGLPPLEGTLHSNQLKTAVDVAKISTASVGKFQPKISKEIISTKKNIPGLKKDKIPAKSMQEEKSSSLQILESINNKKPKFNLEKAANKAIHAEEVERAREKKEGGDKKKGGRSRSKGSFKRPTANTGKRLGKQKGGRKRR